The Thiorhodovibrio frisius genome segment GGTCGTCGCCGCGACTCGCCGGTCTGGCGGCGGCAGTCGCTCTCTCGCTGGCCGGCACCAACGTCGCGCTGGCACAAGGGGCGGGGCCTTGGGATTTCAGCGCAAACATTGGCGCCGTTTCTAATTACATGTGGCGCGGCGTTACCCAGACGGGGGACGGCGCGGCAGTGCAGGGTGGGCTGGATGTGGCTCACGAGAGCGGCTTCTATGCTGGTACTTGGGCGTCGAACATCGATTGGGACGATGGAACCCAAACAGTGACCGGGGTTGTGCGACTCGATCCAACCACGGGGCGCCCAACGGTTGTGGGCACGACATCCGGCAATAATTCGGGTTTGCCGACCTATGAACTCGACTTGTATGCGGGTTACGACTTTAGCCTGCCTGATGAAAACGCCAGCTTGGGCCTCAATACCATCTACTACGCCTATCCTGACAGCTCGGGTAACGTCGACTTTTGGGAAATCGGTATCTCTGGTGGCTATGATTTCGGTCCTGCTGCCGTGTCTGGCGGCATTCAATATACCGCATGGAACGGCAAGGTGAACGATGGCGGCATGTTCGCGGAGGGCGACCTTTACTACAGCGCCGCCTTGGATGTCCCGCTTCCCCGGGATTTTAGTTTCGGCGTTTTCGGCGGTTACTATGACTTTGATAATGACCGCTATTTCTACGCCGACAGTAATGGTGTCGCAAAAAAAGCCTCCTACGATTACTGGCATTGGGGGGCGACCGTCAGCAAAGAGGCGGGCGACTTTGGGACCTTTAGCTTCACTTATGAACAAGTGGATGCCGATGGCGACTACTATGACGAAGATGCCCAAGTCTGGGTCGGTTGGAACAAAACGTTCTAAGTCGTCCGAGTATCCTGACGTTCCGACAGGCTAATTGCGCGGGGACCGTCAATGGCGGTTACCCGCACTTAATACACTTAGGGAGCTTATGCAATGAAGCTGATCACAGCAGTGATTAAACCATTCAAGCTCGATGATGTGCGGGAGGCGCTGGCCGATATCGGCGTGTCTGGCATCACTGTCATCGAGGTTAAGGGTTTCGGGCGGCAGAAAGGCCACACCGAACTGTATCGCGGTGCCGAGTATGTCGTCGACTTTCTGCCCAAAATTAAGGTGGAAATTGCTGTCGACGATGGTCTGGTTGAGCAGGTGATTGAAGCTGTCACCAATGCAGCCCGTACCGGCAAGATCGGCGACGGCA includes the following:
- a CDS encoding TorF family putative porin, with the translated sequence MKKIAMKETARIHRSSPRLAGLAAAVALSLAGTNVALAQGAGPWDFSANIGAVSNYMWRGVTQTGDGAAVQGGLDVAHESGFYAGTWASNIDWDDGTQTVTGVVRLDPTTGRPTVVGTTSGNNSGLPTYELDLYAGYDFSLPDENASLGLNTIYYAYPDSSGNVDFWEIGISGGYDFGPAAVSGGIQYTAWNGKVNDGGMFAEGDLYYSAALDVPLPRDFSFGVFGGYYDFDNDRYFYADSNGVAKKASYDYWHWGATVSKEAGDFGTFSFTYEQVDADGDYYDEDAQVWVGWNKTF
- a CDS encoding P-II family nitrogen regulator — encoded protein: MKLITAVIKPFKLDDVREALADIGVSGITVIEVKGFGRQKGHTELYRGAEYVVDFLPKIKVEIAVDDGLVEQVIEAVTNAARTGKIGDGKIFVFDVGQVIRIRTGETGPDAL